One window of Fimbriimonadia bacterium genomic DNA carries:
- a CDS encoding 2-oxoacid:acceptor oxidoreductase subunit alpha → MAKSDRQVKLSVWIAGESGEGIVSLGEMITRACTRIGYQVFSYRTFPAEIRGGTVLFKLRIDRDSPLTPGDQADIMVALNQEGYDRYKSGMAPGSILVYDVDTVHIDETPGVHLMPVPFTHIATKEIGFRLAKNVVCFGSIWTALGGPADLAEAFVSSQFERKGAEVVDLNLRAFRAGRDKIKEQSASEIEPLPVGDPVDAMLVTGNEAVALAGIASGMHLYAGYPITPASEIMETLAVELPRFGGHMIQAEDEIAALGMCIGASYAGHKAMTATSGPGLSLMVEQINLAGMAEIPVVIVDVQRGGPSTGMPTKTSQGDLNLAAFGVHNESPRVVLAPISVEDCFYTTIEAFNISERYQVPVIILSEQALSASKVSVPRFDPDRIPRWERKVVPDGWLGSDGSQAESGHVFRRYENTPDGISPMPRPGTPGLQYTATGLEHNEHGDPAYSPEATTLMTAKRFRKLSHLLEHHADEFVYTFGEEGHADVGVIAWGSCVAPVREALESARELGIKVAVCAPKMVHPLPFVQIQRFAERVDQLLAIEMNWSGQLANMVRAQCGLSVKSFTRDTGMPIEPATALEYIRTVYREEAAHV, encoded by the coding sequence ATGGCTAAGTCGGACCGGCAGGTCAAGCTGTCCGTGTGGATTGCGGGCGAATCGGGCGAGGGCATCGTAAGCCTCGGGGAAATGATCACACGGGCGTGCACGCGGATCGGCTATCAGGTGTTCAGCTACCGGACCTTCCCCGCAGAGATTCGCGGTGGCACGGTGCTGTTCAAGCTTCGCATCGATCGCGACTCCCCCTTGACCCCCGGAGACCAAGCCGACATCATGGTCGCCCTCAACCAAGAAGGGTACGACCGCTACAAGTCCGGCATGGCGCCAGGCTCCATTCTGGTGTACGACGTGGATACCGTGCATATAGACGAGACACCCGGCGTTCACCTGATGCCGGTTCCGTTCACCCACATCGCCACCAAGGAGATCGGGTTCCGGCTCGCCAAGAACGTAGTGTGCTTCGGCTCCATCTGGACCGCGTTGGGCGGGCCGGCGGACCTTGCCGAAGCCTTCGTCAGCTCTCAGTTCGAGCGCAAGGGTGCAGAGGTAGTTGACCTGAACCTCCGCGCTTTCCGGGCGGGCCGCGACAAGATCAAGGAGCAGTCAGCCAGCGAGATCGAGCCATTGCCCGTCGGCGACCCGGTGGACGCGATGCTGGTAACTGGCAACGAGGCTGTGGCGCTCGCAGGCATCGCATCGGGAATGCACCTCTACGCAGGTTATCCGATCACGCCCGCATCCGAGATCATGGAGACGCTGGCCGTGGAGCTTCCGCGATTCGGCGGCCACATGATCCAAGCGGAGGACGAGATCGCCGCTCTAGGGATGTGCATCGGAGCCTCCTACGCTGGGCACAAAGCGATGACCGCCACCTCGGGCCCCGGGCTGTCCCTTATGGTAGAGCAGATCAACTTGGCGGGAATGGCCGAGATCCCGGTAGTGATCGTGGACGTGCAGCGCGGCGGTCCTAGCACGGGCATGCCGACCAAGACCTCACAGGGTGACCTGAACCTCGCTGCATTCGGTGTGCACAACGAGTCGCCCCGAGTAGTGCTCGCGCCAATCAGCGTCGAGGACTGCTTCTACACGACCATAGAGGCGTTCAACATCTCGGAGCGCTACCAGGTGCCGGTGATCATTCTGTCGGAGCAAGCACTGTCCGCATCGAAGGTTTCGGTGCCTCGCTTCGACCCCGACCGGATTCCTCGGTGGGAGCGAAAAGTTGTCCCGGACGGATGGCTCGGCTCGGATGGAAGCCAGGCGGAGAGCGGGCACGTGTTCCGGCGATACGAGAACACGCCGGACGGCATCTCGCCCATGCCGCGGCCGGGCACCCCCGGGCTCCAGTACACCGCCACCGGCTTGGAGCACAACGAACACGGCGACCCCGCCTATTCCCCCGAAGCGACCACGCTGATGACCGCCAAGCGATTCCGGAAGCTCAGTCACCTTCTCGAGCACCATGCGGACGAGTTCGTGTACACATTCGGAGAGGAGGGGCACGCAGACGTGGGAGTAATAGCGTGGGGCTCGTGCGTTGCACCCGTTCGCGAGGCACTGGAAAGCGCGCGGGAGCTGGGGATCAAGGTTGCGGTGTGCGCGCCGAAGATGGTGCATCCGCTGCCGTTCGTGCAGATCCAGCGGTTTGCAGAAAGAGTGGACCAGCTGCTCGCCATCGAAATGAACTGGAGCGGGCAGCTCGCCAACATGGTACGGGCGCAATGCGGCTTGTCAGTGAAGTCATTCACTAGGGACACCGGCATGCCTATCGAGCCGGCAACTGCGCTGGAGTACATCCGCACCGTTTACAGGGAGGAGGCTGCGCATGTCTGA
- a CDS encoding NAD-dependent malic enzyme, translated as MPACSPSFSLTVRLRIPNVPGMFARIAEAIGGSGAALGSIDLVSANHTHKVRDVDILASSEEHQYQILEAIAGVGGVEVLEVHDRTTQVHVGGKLEEHPRYACKTYDDLSMLYTPGVARICKMIKDNSALARRYTIRGNTVAIVTDGSAVLGLGNIGPISALPVMEGKAVLFKQFANVDAFPICLDTQDVNEIVETVERIAPVFGGINLEDISGPRCFDVEERLAERLDIPVFHDDQHGTAVVVVAALINALKLLRSRAEDLRVVVAGAGAAGTAVSALLLEVGVRDLTVVDVTGILHPDDMQGAHPKRRWLAQVTNPRRLRGSLEDAVRGANMFVGVAAPNILSLDALRTMAPDPIIFAMANPDPEILPELAQQYAAIVATGRSDYPNQINNVLCFPGFFRGLLDCGAQRVTLKMKLAAAHAIASVVSDEQLSEDFIVPSVFNPMVAEAVANAVSANCGSYRRL; from the coding sequence ATGCCTGCTTGCTCGCCATCCTTCAGCCTCACGGTTCGATTGCGCATCCCGAACGTGCCCGGCATGTTTGCCCGTATCGCAGAGGCCATCGGCGGATCGGGAGCGGCTCTGGGCTCTATTGACTTGGTTTCCGCCAACCACACCCACAAGGTGCGGGATGTAGACATCCTGGCATCGAGCGAGGAACACCAGTATCAGATTTTGGAAGCCATCGCAGGAGTTGGGGGTGTCGAAGTGCTCGAGGTGCACGACCGAACCACCCAAGTGCACGTTGGCGGCAAGTTGGAAGAGCATCCCCGGTATGCCTGCAAGACCTACGACGACCTTTCCATGCTCTACACGCCCGGCGTCGCTCGAATATGCAAGATGATCAAGGACAACTCCGCGTTGGCACGGCGATACACCATTCGCGGCAACACCGTGGCCATCGTCACCGACGGAAGCGCGGTTCTCGGCCTGGGCAACATCGGTCCGATTAGTGCTCTGCCCGTCATGGAAGGCAAGGCCGTCCTGTTCAAGCAGTTTGCAAACGTGGATGCCTTCCCGATCTGCTTGGACACGCAAGACGTCAACGAGATTGTCGAGACGGTCGAGCGCATCGCACCGGTTTTCGGAGGCATCAATTTAGAGGACATCTCCGGGCCGCGATGCTTCGACGTGGAGGAGCGCCTGGCCGAGCGACTGGACATCCCGGTGTTTCACGATGACCAGCACGGAACTGCGGTTGTCGTCGTTGCGGCTCTGATCAACGCGCTGAAGCTGCTCCGCAGCAGGGCCGAGGACCTTCGCGTGGTGGTGGCCGGCGCGGGTGCTGCCGGGACGGCCGTGAGCGCGCTGCTCCTCGAAGTGGGCGTTCGTGACCTGACCGTTGTGGACGTGACCGGAATCCTTCACCCCGACGACATGCAGGGAGCGCACCCGAAGCGTAGATGGCTGGCCCAAGTCACGAACCCGCGACGGCTTCGAGGAAGCTTGGAGGATGCCGTTCGAGGTGCAAATATGTTCGTCGGTGTTGCCGCCCCGAACATTCTGTCGCTCGATGCCTTGCGCACCATGGCCCCTGATCCCATCATCTTCGCGATGGCCAACCCCGACCCCGAGATTCTGCCAGAACTCGCTCAGCAGTATGCCGCTATTGTCGCGACGGGCCGTTCCGACTATCCAAATCAGATCAACAACGTCTTGTGCTTCCCGGGTTTCTTCCGCGGCCTGCTCGATTGCGGAGCGCAGCGCGTGACCCTGAAAATGAAGCTAGCTGCTGCACACGCGATCGCCTCCGTAGTCTCGGATGAGCAGCTCTCGGAGGACTTCATCGTGCCAAGCGTCTTCAATCCGATGGTGGCAGAGGCTGTGGCTAATGCTGTCTCGGCCAACTGCGGGTCCTACAGGAGATTGTAA
- a CDS encoding alpha-galactosidase, whose protein sequence is MLRAALMLAAVFSGIGALAENPCPFFEGDFAQVSVGPEGFVLENDIYRRVISPEMRTVSLQYQGTELLASATGEGEVVLASGETIEAAGSTVLGSDVSEARDSLVLRVHLERNGLRFTLCYRVFRGDRPWLAKWFEFAEPTDVYKVQLDDLRFRPEFDRQVYGDWGDNGIVVGGSGYAFGIQVNEGMPLASCTRYSLGIRSSLKVQAQVTETEPSVLAICRGSRFTAAFALQLYWGAYLSHARMSNRPIVFNTWYGYKWWLTEQDCLRALDKVADLGCDIFVVDDGWQKKYGDWVATRDRFPGGLEALGAACRANGMDFGFWMAPALTAQDAQSYQFSNLVLHPNQTPYAPGAGSFHVNCFASAWKEHITARIVDEVRASGATFMKLDFTLFVEGCYAPNHGHTPGEATAAQTMAWKDFIAAVRAEVPDFHIYRTGTRAERTSYNDFGWYSDWLLASLYDPRRYESRWWYRNADSTRYAAYYSGLLTPNWCRTGTSPISIPFCADSLGALEYNLTSVCALFCNFELSNMVEYMTSEEESLVRKWIAWFRANTDYLAYAQFDTATPRPYDPWNESLHGSEWVDGVYHLRPKLRGRYGYLCFWNPSETSKVVSVDILPSEYFLPEDINTAWFHAMKGGWQAQNDSDRVRCQFEMPPLSWEIIGLIDPSDPEYRDFVTLRGRVEFSNRSELAPPVPMITLRIASAAGVMYREARLNEDGEFDVFVELPRGEYTVSAKPTHYLRSTCRLVNDGLVGGSADLSLVNGDTNGDNAVDMQDLNSVLLHFDQADDMSDLDDDGQVGVPDLAIVLVSFARFGDP, encoded by the coding sequence ATGCTCCGAGCGGCACTCATGCTTGCGGCAGTGTTCTCCGGTATTGGCGCGTTGGCCGAAAACCCCTGTCCGTTCTTCGAGGGTGACTTTGCACAAGTCTCGGTCGGCCCCGAGGGTTTCGTTCTCGAGAACGACATCTACCGCCGGGTGATCTCGCCAGAGATGCGCACAGTGTCACTGCAATACCAGGGCACGGAATTGCTGGCTTCTGCGACCGGCGAAGGAGAGGTTGTCCTCGCGAGTGGTGAGACGATCGAGGCGGCAGGCAGCACGGTTCTTGGCTCCGACGTGTCCGAGGCACGCGATTCGCTCGTTTTGAGGGTCCACTTGGAGCGCAACGGGCTCCGCTTCACACTGTGCTACAGGGTTTTTCGCGGCGATCGCCCGTGGCTCGCAAAGTGGTTCGAGTTTGCGGAGCCAACCGATGTATACAAGGTGCAACTGGACGACTTGCGCTTTCGCCCCGAGTTCGACCGCCAGGTGTACGGGGACTGGGGCGATAACGGCATCGTCGTCGGCGGGTCGGGTTACGCGTTCGGGATCCAAGTCAACGAGGGTATGCCCCTCGCGAGCTGCACCCGCTATTCGCTGGGCATCCGCTCGAGTCTGAAGGTGCAGGCGCAGGTGACGGAGACAGAGCCCTCGGTGCTCGCAATATGCCGTGGCAGCCGATTCACAGCGGCGTTCGCTCTGCAACTCTATTGGGGCGCCTACCTGTCCCACGCAAGAATGTCCAATAGGCCTATCGTGTTCAACACATGGTACGGCTACAAGTGGTGGCTGACTGAACAAGATTGTCTACGTGCGCTCGACAAGGTGGCCGATCTCGGTTGCGATATTTTCGTCGTAGACGACGGTTGGCAGAAGAAGTACGGGGACTGGGTGGCGACCCGTGATCGGTTCCCGGGCGGTCTCGAAGCACTAGGTGCCGCGTGTCGTGCTAATGGAATGGATTTCGGCTTCTGGATGGCACCGGCCCTGACTGCTCAGGATGCTCAAAGTTATCAGTTCAGTAACCTGGTGCTGCACCCTAATCAGACCCCCTACGCTCCTGGAGCAGGGTCCTTCCACGTCAACTGCTTCGCGAGTGCGTGGAAGGAACACATCACGGCACGCATCGTGGACGAGGTCCGCGCTTCCGGCGCGACGTTCATGAAACTCGATTTCACGCTGTTCGTAGAAGGATGCTACGCGCCGAACCACGGCCACACGCCCGGGGAGGCCACGGCTGCTCAGACGATGGCATGGAAGGACTTCATCGCAGCCGTCCGAGCCGAGGTTCCGGACTTCCACATCTACAGAACCGGAACGCGCGCGGAGCGGACGTCCTACAACGACTTTGGGTGGTACTCCGATTGGCTCCTAGCATCGTTGTACGATCCGCGCCGCTACGAGAGTAGATGGTGGTATCGGAACGCCGATTCCACGCGGTATGCCGCCTACTACTCGGGTTTGCTGACTCCCAACTGGTGCCGTACAGGTACTTCGCCGATATCCATCCCATTCTGCGCCGACTCCCTCGGTGCCCTCGAGTACAACCTCACGTCGGTGTGTGCGTTGTTCTGCAACTTCGAACTCTCGAACATGGTGGAGTATATGACTTCAGAAGAGGAGTCGCTCGTTCGAAAGTGGATCGCCTGGTTCCGGGCAAACACCGACTACCTGGCGTATGCCCAGTTCGACACGGCCACCCCTCGCCCTTACGACCCCTGGAATGAGAGCCTTCATGGATCCGAGTGGGTGGATGGCGTGTACCACCTGAGACCCAAGCTGCGTGGCCGCTACGGTTACCTGTGTTTCTGGAATCCTAGCGAGACCTCGAAGGTCGTCTCGGTGGATATCCTACCAAGCGAGTACTTCCTGCCCGAGGACATAAACACGGCTTGGTTCCATGCGATGAAAGGCGGCTGGCAAGCACAGAATGATTCGGATCGTGTGAGGTGTCAGTTCGAGATGCCACCGCTTAGCTGGGAGATTATCGGTTTGATAGATCCTAGCGACCCCGAGTATCGCGACTTCGTGACCCTGCGCGGGCGAGTGGAGTTCAGCAATCGTTCAGAGCTGGCGCCTCCCGTGCCGATGATTACACTACGGATCGCCTCTGCAGCGGGAGTGATGTATCGTGAGGCTAGGCTGAACGAGGATGGGGAGTTCGATGTGTTCGTGGAACTGCCGCGTGGTGAATATACGGTGTCTGCGAAGCCGACTCACTACCTCCGAAGCACATGCCGACTAGTTAATGACGGACTCGTCGGGGGATCGGCCGACCTCTCGCTAGTGAATGGCGATACGAACGGCGACAATGCAGTCGATATGCAGGACCTGAACTCGGTTCTGCTACACTTCGACCAGGCAGACGACATGTCCGACCTGGATGACGATGGCCAAGTGGGGGTTCCAGACTTGGCGATCGTTCTAGTGTCGTTTGCACGATTCGGTGATCCCTAG
- the uvrC gene encoding excinuclease ABC subunit UvrC — translation MDLAAKLKSLPKEPGCYLFRGADGDVLYVGKAVSLRSRVRSYFQKSAKHSLKVARLVSRVADLETFVTDTELEALVLECNLIKRYRPPFNVRLRDDKSYPYIAVTLGEPFPRVMFTRLRKKGGTRYFGPFSSAFAVRDTVRLLHKLFPLIPCQKVWTNKREQRPCLYYHLGQCLGPCAGLSDRRQYREVIRNVVLFLEGKQEELAQRVRREMEDAAEAMEFERAAALRDKLASIEAVMQRQKVLGDPDSDQDVIALVKDERGACVQMFYVRSGKLVGQRSFFLDAGPDDSPELAVQQFVKQFYADAAEVPREVLLPVEIEERNIVQQWLRQKSGTTVTVNVPRGGKKLELVEMAANNAELALTEFRSDLEQREAWVDQALTELQEVLGLETLPMRIECYDISNIQGTAPVGSMVVMENGEAAKDEYRRFRIRFNPESPDDFAMMREVILRRLRAAAEGDEKFTKLPDLMVIDGGKGQLNAALQAMSEVELSVPAVGLAKRQELIFRPDNPEPLALPANSRGLMLLRRLRDEAHRFALSYHRKLRAKRAVGSVLEEIPGVGPRRRRLLLRTFGSVAAIRDASIQALAAVPTMTESMARRIKEYLQEV, via the coding sequence ATGGATCTAGCCGCTAAGTTGAAGTCCCTGCCCAAGGAGCCGGGCTGTTATCTCTTTCGCGGCGCGGACGGCGACGTGCTCTATGTCGGCAAGGCGGTATCTCTGCGCTCTCGAGTCCGCTCCTACTTCCAGAAGTCGGCCAAGCACTCGCTCAAAGTGGCACGCCTCGTGTCACGGGTCGCCGACCTGGAGACCTTCGTAACCGACACGGAGCTAGAGGCGCTGGTGTTAGAGTGCAACCTGATTAAGCGCTATCGGCCGCCGTTCAACGTGCGTCTGCGGGACGACAAATCATATCCCTACATCGCCGTAACGCTAGGCGAGCCGTTCCCTCGTGTTATGTTCACCAGGTTGCGTAAGAAAGGGGGCACGCGGTACTTTGGTCCGTTCTCCAGCGCGTTTGCCGTGAGGGACACGGTGCGGTTGTTGCACAAGCTGTTCCCGCTAATACCTTGCCAGAAGGTGTGGACGAACAAGAGGGAGCAAAGACCTTGCCTCTACTACCACCTCGGGCAGTGTCTGGGGCCGTGCGCCGGGCTTTCGGATCGGCGTCAGTACCGCGAGGTGATACGCAACGTTGTCCTGTTTTTGGAAGGCAAACAAGAGGAGCTGGCCCAGCGCGTCCGCCGAGAGATGGAAGACGCCGCCGAAGCCATGGAGTTCGAGCGTGCCGCCGCCCTTCGCGACAAGCTAGCGAGCATCGAGGCCGTGATGCAGCGGCAGAAGGTGCTCGGTGATCCGGATAGCGACCAAGACGTCATAGCACTCGTAAAGGATGAGCGAGGGGCGTGCGTGCAGATGTTCTACGTACGTTCCGGCAAGCTGGTAGGCCAGCGCAGCTTCTTCTTGGATGCGGGTCCTGACGACAGCCCGGAACTTGCCGTGCAGCAATTCGTGAAGCAATTCTATGCCGACGCCGCAGAAGTGCCGCGCGAGGTGCTACTGCCAGTGGAGATCGAGGAGCGAAACATCGTTCAGCAGTGGCTTCGCCAGAAGAGCGGTACCACGGTGACGGTGAACGTGCCTCGTGGGGGAAAGAAGCTCGAGCTCGTGGAGATGGCAGCGAACAATGCCGAGCTCGCATTGACAGAATTCCGCAGCGATCTGGAGCAGCGAGAGGCTTGGGTGGATCAGGCGCTGACGGAGTTGCAGGAGGTATTAGGTTTGGAGACGCTGCCCATGCGCATCGAGTGTTACGACATCTCGAACATCCAAGGCACAGCCCCAGTGGGCAGCATGGTAGTGATGGAGAACGGGGAGGCGGCGAAAGACGAGTATCGGAGGTTTCGCATCCGCTTCAACCCGGAGAGTCCCGATGACTTCGCGATGATGCGAGAGGTGATTCTGCGCAGGCTCCGGGCCGCCGCTGAGGGTGACGAGAAGTTCACGAAACTTCCCGACCTCATGGTGATAGACGGCGGCAAAGGACAACTGAACGCCGCGCTGCAAGCGATGTCGGAGGTAGAGCTATCGGTGCCTGCAGTAGGCCTAGCCAAACGACAGGAACTGATCTTCCGACCCGATAACCCCGAGCCGCTTGCACTGCCTGCCAATTCCCGAGGTCTCATGCTGTTGCGACGCCTCAGAGACGAGGCACACCGCTTCGCTCTTAGCTACCATCGCAAGCTACGCGCCAAGCGGGCGGTGGGTTCGGTCCTGGAGGAGATCCCGGGTGTGGGGCCGCGTCGGCGGCGACTGTTGCTTCGCACGTTCGGATCGGTCGCGGCGATACGCGATGCCTCGATTCAGGCGCTAGCTGCAGTGCCTACGATGACCGAAAGCATGGCCCGTAGGATTAAGGAGTACCTCCAAGAGGTGTGA
- a CDS encoding NAD-dependent malic enzyme codes for MITTGSPSYSLTLRIRLPNRPGSFALVAEAIGSTGAMLGSIDLVSADRNNKVRDVVVLASSEEHEQRVVTAVKAVPGVKVLHVHDRTTQVHIGGKLEIQSKRPLRNYDDLSMVYTPGVARICKMTEKDPAAMRQLTIKGNSVAVVSDGTAVLGLGDIGPCGAMPVMEGKAVLFKEFGNVDAYPICLATKDVDEIVRTVVNISPGFGGINLEDISAPRCFDVEDRLIRECDIPIFHDDQHGTAVVVLAALLNALKVVGKTISELRIAVAGAGASGTAVTSLLIDAGVKDIVCVGRTGILHPDEVKDAHPKRKWLAEVTNPRRIKGSLADAVRGANMFIGLAQAGLLSVDMLKTMAPEPIIFAMSNPVPEIMPEEAAPYARIIATGRSDYPNQINNVLCFPGFFRGMLDCGARKVTTEMKLAAAHAIASSIPEDHLSEELIIPSVFNKHVARDVAKAVASVACG; via the coding sequence ATGATCACCACAGGTTCACCGTCCTATAGTTTAACCCTTCGGATACGACTTCCGAACCGCCCGGGGTCGTTCGCGTTGGTGGCGGAGGCCATTGGGTCTACCGGCGCCATGCTCGGTTCGATTGACCTCGTATCCGCCGACCGCAACAACAAGGTTCGCGACGTGGTGGTTCTCGCGAGCAGTGAGGAACACGAGCAGAGAGTCGTCACGGCGGTGAAGGCAGTGCCTGGCGTGAAGGTGCTGCACGTCCACGACCGCACCACCCAGGTGCACATCGGCGGCAAGCTGGAAATCCAGTCGAAGCGCCCCCTTCGCAACTACGACGACCTCTCCATGGTGTACACCCCTGGCGTGGCGCGCATCTGCAAAATGACCGAGAAGGACCCCGCTGCGATGCGACAGCTCACGATCAAAGGAAACTCAGTCGCCGTGGTCAGCGACGGCACCGCGGTCTTGGGACTCGGCGACATCGGCCCATGTGGCGCGATGCCGGTTATGGAAGGCAAGGCAGTGCTGTTCAAGGAGTTCGGCAATGTGGACGCCTACCCCATCTGCCTCGCTACCAAGGACGTGGACGAGATTGTGAGGACGGTGGTGAACATCTCGCCCGGATTCGGCGGCATCAACCTCGAGGACATCTCTGCACCGCGTTGCTTCGATGTGGAAGACAGGCTGATCAGAGAGTGCGACATCCCGATCTTCCACGATGATCAGCATGGAACCGCCGTAGTGGTTCTCGCGGCGCTCCTAAACGCCCTCAAGGTGGTGGGCAAGACCATCTCCGAACTGCGGATCGCGGTTGCCGGAGCGGGCGCATCGGGCACGGCCGTGACGTCGCTGCTCATAGACGCCGGAGTGAAAGACATCGTGTGCGTGGGGCGTACGGGCATCCTGCATCCCGACGAAGTGAAGGACGCCCACCCGAAGCGAAAGTGGCTCGCCGAGGTGACCAACCCGAGGCGCATCAAGGGGAGTCTCGCCGATGCAGTTCGTGGCGCCAACATGTTTATCGGGTTGGCACAAGCGGGGCTCCTCTCCGTGGACATGCTGAAGACGATGGCGCCGGAGCCGATCATCTTCGCCATGTCGAACCCCGTACCGGAGATCATGCCCGAAGAGGCTGCTCCCTATGCCCGTATCATCGCCACCGGAAGGTCCGACTATCCGAATCAGATCAACAACGTGCTGTGCTTCCCGGGGTTCTTCCGAGGAATGCTGGACTGCGGTGCGCGAAAGGTGACGACCGAGATGAAACTCGCGGCAGCACACGCGATCGCCAGTAGCATTCCAGAGGACCACCTATCGGAGGAACTGATCATCCCGAGCGTGTTCAATAAGCACGTGGCCCGCGACGTGGCGAAGGCGGTAGCCTCCGTCGCCTGCGGGTAG
- a CDS encoding glycosyltransferase codes for MNFITFVGNADPAIPTNPVLLPRALAAIGHRVLMVEVHDRQNSRTLQPWQWGRTATRSPRENMAVMTYIPSLPARLALTAGMERRIMRRAVLDCAGRLWGDAPTHLMIFSPNEARFRAVFPELSFVYRVIDDYPTMPFYAADPEGCRREDERLCREAIAVFPSNPKLLEQRKHLNPKHLLVPNGVDYEHFARTDLAVPEEMAGLPRPIIGFSGAVDAYKLDFGLLAEMARMRPQWSFVLVGKVGVCDDTAEAALPTAPNLHYLGFRSYDILPAYVAAMDVGIIPYAINAYTEGVSPLKLYEYLAAGKGVVTTPLPFADAAGPLVRVAADASQFVEALEDELAHPEREADRRAAAVANSWSERASTITRYLCQQ; via the coding sequence ATGAACTTCATCACCTTCGTCGGCAACGCGGACCCGGCCATACCTACCAACCCAGTCCTGCTACCGCGAGCTCTCGCCGCTATCGGGCATCGGGTTCTGATGGTCGAAGTTCACGATAGGCAGAACAGCCGCACACTGCAACCCTGGCAGTGGGGACGCACCGCTACACGCTCGCCGAGAGAAAACATGGCGGTGATGACCTACATCCCTTCCCTACCCGCTCGCCTCGCGCTAACAGCGGGTATGGAGCGGCGGATTATGAGGCGAGCCGTGTTGGATTGCGCTGGGCGGCTGTGGGGGGATGCGCCTACACACCTGATGATCTTCAGCCCGAACGAGGCACGTTTTCGAGCTGTATTCCCGGAACTGTCATTCGTTTATCGCGTCATCGACGACTATCCGACGATGCCGTTCTACGCTGCGGACCCGGAGGGTTGCAGGCGTGAGGATGAGAGGCTTTGTCGGGAAGCGATCGCCGTGTTCCCTAGCAACCCGAAGCTGCTGGAACAGCGCAAGCACCTGAATCCGAAACACCTACTCGTGCCGAACGGAGTGGACTACGAACACTTCGCCCGCACGGACCTCGCCGTGCCGGAGGAAATGGCCGGCCTGCCGCGACCTATCATCGGCTTCTCTGGTGCGGTGGATGCGTATAAGTTGGACTTTGGGCTGCTGGCGGAGATGGCGCGAATGCGGCCGCAGTGGAGCTTCGTGCTGGTAGGCAAGGTGGGAGTGTGCGACGATACCGCCGAAGCTGCGCTGCCCACTGCGCCGAATCTGCACTATCTGGGCTTTCGGTCCTACGACATCCTGCCAGCGTATGTGGCAGCTATGGACGTCGGGATCATCCCCTATGCGATCAACGCTTACACGGAAGGGGTGTCACCCCTCAAGCTGTATGAGTATCTCGCGGCAGGCAAGGGGGTGGTAACGACCCCACTACCGTTCGCCGATGCCGCCGGACCTCTAGTCCGGGTGGCTGCGGACGCCTCGCAGTTCGTCGAAGCGCTCGAGGACGAGCTTGCCCACCCAGAACGAGAAGCCGACCGACGGGCAGCAGCGGTAGCCAACTCTTGGTCGGAGCGGGCCAGCACTATCACACGGTACCTCTGCCAGCAGTAG
- the rimM gene encoding 16S rRNA processing protein RimM gives MARTGWFVIGQIVAPFGLRGEAKVECLTDLPERYEKGLRCWVGRHPSTAHEMRVDRVRWHKGRVLVKFQGVDRVEDVEPLRGMELFLPDSERADLPPGVYYDDDLIGLPVWTDDGRLLGSLEHIHHNAANDVYEVAGILIPVVKHVVTQIDLEGGRIVIHPIPGLLDDDER, from the coding sequence GTGGCGCGAACTGGGTGGTTCGTGATCGGCCAGATAGTGGCCCCTTTCGGTTTGCGGGGCGAGGCCAAGGTCGAGTGCCTAACCGACTTACCCGAGCGTTACGAGAAGGGTCTGCGCTGTTGGGTCGGGCGACATCCGTCTACCGCCCACGAGATGCGTGTGGACAGGGTGCGATGGCATAAGGGGCGCGTGCTGGTGAAGTTCCAGGGAGTGGATCGGGTGGAGGACGTCGAGCCCTTGCGTGGAATGGAGTTGTTCCTTCCCGACTCGGAACGTGCCGATCTGCCACCCGGCGTGTACTACGATGACGACCTGATCGGGCTACCCGTGTGGACGGACGACGGCAGGCTGTTAGGGAGTCTCGAACACATCCACCACAACGCTGCCAACGACGTGTACGAGGTCGCAGGCATTCTGATCCCTGTCGTGAAGCACGTGGTCACCCAGATTGATCTGGAAGGGGGCCGAATCGTGATTCACCCCATCCCAGGACTGCTGGACGATGATGAACGGTAG
- a CDS encoding KH domain-containing protein, producing the protein MKKLVETLVHRVVDLPEQASIRESRRGDSLEYVVQVAPDDVGKIIGRRGRVADAIRTIVGAAAQKQHLQVHIKFDTG; encoded by the coding sequence ATGAAAAAGCTGGTGGAAACCCTTGTGCATCGGGTTGTGGACCTGCCGGAGCAGGCCAGCATTCGAGAATCCCGTCGCGGTGACTCCTTGGAGTACGTAGTGCAAGTTGCACCCGACGACGTGGGCAAGATCATAGGCCGTCGGGGACGCGTAGCCGATGCAATCCGAACCATCGTAGGTGCCGCGGCACAGAAGCAGCACCTGCAGGTGCACATCAAGTTCGACACGGGATAG